A stretch of DNA from Gemmatimonas sp.:
GGGGGCGCTTCGACCACGATTTTCTGAGCTACCTGTGCGGCAGTGAACACGACCGTCATCAACTTGGGCGGCGTAATCGTTTTCTGAGCTACCTGTGCGGCAGTGAACTCGGAGATCAAGGCCAAGAAGTCGACCGGGAATTTCTGAGCTACCTGTGCGGCAGTGAACGACACGGAAGAGGCGGCCGACTCGGGGTGTGTCCCGACTTCAGTTGAAACTCGGGTGAGTGCCTTGTGAAAACCGCTCACGCAACCGCGAGGCGGACGGGGAGTTTGCCGGTCAGCGCGCGCTGGAGCAAGGACAGGTGTTTGCATCCTTTCACGCGCCGGAAATGCTTTTCGATGTGCAAGAGCGTGGCCGCGCACCATCGCTGCTTCTGATCGCTCGTGCGCCAGCGTCCCACCCGGCGCGTTTTGGCGTCGACGCGAGCCATCACACTTTCGATGAGATTGGTGGTCTTGAAGCTGGTGCCGAGCTCGGCGAAGACGTCGAGCCGATGCAGCGTCAGCGTGTCCTCGAGGCCCTCCTCGAGACTACGCGCCGCCGACTCGTTGAGCTTCGCCAATTCGGTCACAAGTTTTTGCAGCGCGCGCTTGGCGTCCGCGTAGGTGGCGTGTTGGTACGCCGCCTGCAGCTTGCGCCGCCAGATCACCTGCAGGGGCTTCGTCAAATAGCTGACCACGTTTTCCCGCTTGTGCCACTGGCACCGCTGCACGGGCACATCGTCGCCGAACACGTCGCGGACGGCGGCGCGCAGCCCCTTGGCCCCATCGAGCACCACCAGCAGGCCGGTGGGCGCACGGAATCCGCGCTCGATCAGCTCGCGGAGAAACGCGGCACACACGCGCTTGTTCTCGGTGGCGGTTTGCACGAGTCCCAAGACGCGCTTCTCGCCGGTGATCGTAACGCCCAACGCGATCACGACCTGATCGGCCGCGAACGACTTGCCATCGAGCAAGAGGACGAGCCACTCCGCATCATCGTGGCGCCGCTCGTGGAGCGCCTGCAGCGCCGTCGCGCTCGCGCGAATGAAGCGGCGCGAGACGCTCGACTTCGCGAGCCCAAACGCCTCGGGCACCGCCTCCGCCGCCCCCTCGTACTCCCGACACGACACCCCGCCCAACACGCGACGAAACAAGCCCACGTCCTGCGTGCGCGGCGTTTGCAACTGCGCGTACGTCGTGAGCGCCACCTCGGTGCCGGCGCGAACGTCCCGGACCCGCGGCACGGTGATCGGTACTTTCTGGTCCAGGAGAAAGATCGAGCCCGCTTGCGAGCCCCAGCGGGCGATGCCGCCATGGCCGTCGGCGTGGGCATACCGGGCGCCTGCTAACGCGACGACCTCCTGCTGCAGGGCGTCCTCGACCGCGCGGAGGCCCAACGGAATCAACGCCTGAATCAGCGCCACGGCGACCGACCGGTCGTCCACCGACGCGGACGGCGGTCTCACGTCGGCCGCGGAGGAACGCTGGTGCGCGGCCGCCTTCTTTCGTACTCTTCGCATGGGTGGTGCCCTCTGTAGTGAAGTGCGAATCCTGGCCGGGATCAACGCTTCAGTATGGAGGCACCACCCGAATTTCAACTAGACCTGGGACAGACCCCCGACTCGATCACGATTTTCTGAGCCACCTGTGCGGCAGTGAACGCTGAGCCGACACGGTTGGCCCGTACTCGAGATTTCTGAGCTACCTGTGCGGCGGTGAACCTCACATGGCCGTGCGATTGGGTGCCTGAACATTTCTGAGCTACCTGTGCGGCAGTGAACAAGCGACCATGTTGGCCGGTGCGTTCGTGAAAATTCTGATCTACCTGTGCGGCAGTGAACGTCTCGCGGTCCGGGGCGTCGTCGGTGCGGAATTTCTGAGCTACCTGTGCGGCAGTGAACGCGGCGATCGGCACGTACACGGCGGGCGATGTTTTCTGAGCTACCTGTGCGGCAGTGAACATGCCCGCCGTAAAGCTGTTGGCTATGTTCGCTTTCTGAGCTACCTGTGCGGCAGTGAACGTAATGGCCCCAGTGGCCGCACGTACTACAGCTTTCTGAGCTACCTGTGCGGCAGTGAACGGCGCCGAGTTCACACGACAGCGTTTCCGTTTTTTCTGAGCTACCTGTGCGGCAGTGAACCTGCGGAACCACGCTCATACGCCTCTCGGTGATTTCTGAGCTACCTGTGCGGCAGTGAACTCCAGTTCAAGCCCAATCAACGCGCCGAGTTTTTCTGAGCTACCTGTGCGGCAGTGAACCGGATAGCTCATCGTGCTGCGCTTTGGCGATCTTTCTGAGCTACCTGTGCGGCAGTGAACTCTACCCACAGCTCGCGGTCCGGCGCGTCGTCTTTCTGAGCTACCTGTGCGGCAGTGAACATCGATGAGAACTACACGCTGGTCGTGATGCATTTCTGAGCTACCTGTGCGGCAGTGAACTATGCAGCAGCATCGGCGACCTCCTTGGCGAATTTCTGAGCTACCTGTGCGGCAGTGAACGCGTTCAGGTCGACCAAATACTCCGCCACGAATTTCTGAGCTACCTGTGCGGCAGTGAACATGCTCGGCTCGCGCTTCGGCCTGTTCGCGTATTTCTGAGCTACCTGTGCGGCAGTGAACGATGCTTGTCCTTGATCCACTCGCGCAGAATCTTTCTGAGCTACCTGTGCGG
This window harbors:
- a CDS encoding transposase, which gives rise to MRRVRKKAAAHQRSSAADVRPPSASVDDRSVAVALIQALIPLGLRAVEDALQQEVVALAGARYAHADGHGGIARWGSQAGSIFLLDQKVPITVPRVRDVRAGTEVALTTYAQLQTPRTQDVGLFRRVLGGVSCREYEGAAEAVPEAFGLAKSSVSRRFIRASATALQALHERRHDDAEWLVLLLDGKSFAADQVVIALGVTITGEKRVLGLVQTATENKRVCAAFLRELIERGFRAPTGLLVVLDGAKGLRAAVRDVFGDDVPVQRCQWHKRENVVSYLTKPLQVIWRRKLQAAYQHATYADAKRALQKLVTELAKLNESAARSLEEGLEDTLTLHRLDVFAELGTSFKTTNLIESVMARVDAKTRRVGRWRTSDQKQRWCAATLLHIEKHFRRVKGCKHLSLLQRALTGKLPVRLAVA